The Listeria monocytogenes genome window below encodes:
- a CDS encoding YkuJ family protein, with protein sequence MSQLLGIIQRLHAMQEDESAETQARRFEKNGTPVCEVKFFQASNSFEVEIYGDNSKYQFDDIDMTAIEIFETLQENE encoded by the coding sequence ATGTCTCAGTTATTGGGAATTATTCAACGTTTACATGCAATGCAAGAAGATGAGTCGGCTGAAACACAAGCAAGACGTTTTGAAAAAAATGGTACGCCCGTGTGCGAAGTGAAGTTTTTTCAAGCTTCTAACTCATTTGAAGTAGAAATCTATGGCGACAATAGTAAATATCAATTCGATGATATTGATATGACTGCTATCGAAATTTTTGAAACGCTACAAGAAAACGAATAA
- the cbpB gene encoding cyclic-di-AMP-binding protein CbpB has product MISNRFGQFIDNELADSMISAEKVAHVQLGNNLEHALLVLTKCGYSVIPVLDFEFKLHGLISAAMITDAILGLERIEFERLEDLKVEDVMQTDFPVIKDFNNNERIVHLLVDHPFVCVVDADHHFEGIVTRRVVLKQVNRYIHLQVEENR; this is encoded by the coding sequence ATGATCTCAAATAGATTTGGGCAATTTATTGACAATGAACTAGCTGATTCAATGATTTCCGCTGAAAAGGTGGCTCATGTACAGCTTGGTAATAATTTAGAACATGCTTTACTTGTTTTAACTAAATGCGGTTATTCAGTTATTCCTGTGCTAGACTTTGAATTTAAACTCCATGGATTAATAAGTGCAGCAATGATCACGGATGCCATTCTTGGACTCGAACGTATTGAATTTGAACGGTTAGAGGATTTAAAAGTAGAAGATGTTATGCAGACCGATTTCCCAGTAATTAAAGATTTTAATAATAACGAGCGAATTGTTCACTTACTTGTGGATCATCCTTTTGTTTGCGTTGTAGATGCGGACCACCATTTTGAAGGAATAGTAACAAGACGTGTTGTTTTAAAACAAGTTAACCGTTATATCCATTTGCAGGTGGAGGAAAATAGATGA
- a CDS encoding LysR family transcriptional regulator, with product MIVTEYELLVCLAEELNMRKSAEKLFLSQPALSQRLQTIESRWNTKIFIRTQKGLLLTPEGEAIVRHASSVIEREHTIQEKLEAMEGVVRGTLRIACASVVAQMWLPRVLKAFSRAYPNVQISLVTGWSSEVTQQLAAGNVHIGIVRGSSTWKSVQKPLFNDKLILVDTEITKIEEVFQTNRPFIQFRSDSNYYQVIQDYWQRNFGKMPRQAMLMDQMETSRQMALNGIGFAILPEVTMLGYPDKINKIPLTEKDGSILSRETNLLTYEQSLSLPQVKAFLEITDKFLEQVK from the coding sequence ATGATTGTAACAGAATATGAATTGCTTGTCTGTTTAGCTGAAGAACTTAATATGCGCAAAAGCGCGGAAAAACTTTTTTTAAGCCAACCCGCCTTATCGCAACGCTTACAAACAATTGAAAGTAGATGGAATACCAAAATTTTTATTCGTACACAAAAAGGGCTGTTGCTTACACCAGAAGGAGAAGCTATTGTTCGTCATGCATCTAGTGTCATTGAACGAGAACATACCATTCAAGAAAAACTGGAAGCAATGGAAGGTGTTGTCCGCGGAACGCTACGAATTGCTTGTGCAAGCGTAGTAGCGCAAATGTGGCTTCCTCGCGTTTTAAAAGCTTTTTCAAGAGCGTACCCGAATGTACAGATTTCACTTGTAACAGGATGGAGCAGTGAAGTGACGCAACAACTAGCCGCTGGAAATGTCCATATAGGTATTGTCCGAGGAAGTTCTACTTGGAAAAGTGTTCAAAAACCATTATTTAATGACAAATTAATTTTAGTAGATACGGAAATCACAAAGATTGAAGAAGTTTTTCAAACCAATCGACCATTTATCCAATTTCGCAGTGACTCGAATTATTATCAAGTTATTCAAGACTACTGGCAACGGAATTTCGGGAAAATGCCGCGTCAAGCGATGTTAATGGATCAGATGGAAACCTCTAGACAAATGGCTCTAAATGGTATTGGCTTTGCCATTTTGCCGGAAGTAACGATGTTAGGTTATCCAGATAAAATCAACAAAATTCCTTTAACAGAAAAAGATGGCTCGATTTTAAGTCGAGAAACAAATTTACTGACGTATGAACAATCACTCAGTTTACCACAAGTGAAGGCGTTTTTAGAAATAACAGATAAATTCCTTGAACAAGTTAAATAG
- the dapD gene encoding 2,3,4,5-tetrahydropyridine-2,6-dicarboxylate N-acetyltransferase codes for MEQMDAHQIISFIQNSKKATPVKVYLKGDLEKIDFPSDVKTFITGNAGTIFGEWAVVEPLLEANKANIEDYVIENDRRNSAIPLLDMKNINARIEPGAVIRDQVTIGDNAVIMMGASINIGSVIGDGTMIDMNVVLGGRATVGKNCHIGAGSVLAGVVEPPSAQPVIVEDNVVVGANVVVLEGVRIGEGAVVAAGAIVTKDVAPGTVVAGIPARELKKLDAKTASKTEIMQELRQL; via the coding sequence ATGGAACAAATGGATGCACACCAAATTATTTCTTTTATTCAAAATAGCAAGAAAGCAACACCTGTAAAAGTTTACCTTAAAGGGGACTTAGAAAAAATAGATTTCCCAAGTGATGTTAAAACTTTCATTACTGGAAATGCGGGAACTATTTTTGGAGAATGGGCAGTTGTTGAGCCATTATTAGAAGCAAATAAAGCGAATATTGAAGATTACGTTATCGAAAATGATCGTCGTAACTCAGCTATTCCTTTGTTAGATATGAAAAATATTAACGCGCGTATTGAGCCGGGCGCAGTTATTCGCGACCAAGTAACTATTGGCGATAATGCTGTAATTATGATGGGAGCAAGTATTAATATCGGTTCTGTTATCGGTGACGGTACGATGATTGATATGAATGTTGTTTTAGGCGGGCGTGCAACGGTTGGTAAAAATTGCCATATCGGAGCAGGTTCTGTGCTTGCTGGCGTAGTGGAACCACCATCCGCTCAACCAGTAATTGTAGAAGATAATGTAGTTGTTGGCGCGAATGTGGTTGTTTTAGAAGGCGTACGCATTGGTGAAGGTGCGGTTGTAGCAGCTGGCGCAATCGTTACAAAAGACGTAGCTCCTGGAACAGTTGTGGCTGGGATTCCTGCACGTGAACTTAAAAAATTAGATGCAAAAACAGCTTCTAAAACAGAAATCATGCAAGAACTTCGTCAACTTTAA
- a CDS encoding N-acetyldiaminopimelate deacetylase, giving the protein MLNEFIAIRRELHQIPETGYKELKTQAYLLDYISKLPSEHLEVKKWRTGILVLVKGTNPEKTIGYRTDIDALPITEETGLPFASKHPGNMHACGHDLHMSIALGVLTHFASKPAKDNLLFVFQPAEEGPGGAKPIMESAEFSEWRPDRIYGLHIAPEYKVGEIAIKPGLLFANTSELFISFKGKGGHAAYPHLANDMVVAASAFVGQMQTIISRNIDPMDSAVITIGRIHGGEIQNVIAETAYLDGTIRTLSPKTMEIVWTRLKQLAKGWEEAYQCEIEFHPGSDYYQVDNDPAETEEFIRFLKEQYPESYVPARSAMTGEDFGYFLSEIKGFMFWLGVDSEYSLHHAKLNPKEEAIPFAIDVLIHFLESK; this is encoded by the coding sequence GTGTTAAATGAATTTATTGCCATTCGACGTGAATTACACCAAATTCCTGAAACAGGTTATAAAGAGCTCAAAACTCAAGCTTATTTATTAGATTATATTAGCAAACTACCGAGTGAACATTTAGAAGTGAAAAAATGGCGCACGGGGATTTTAGTTTTAGTAAAAGGAACCAATCCTGAAAAAACTATCGGTTATCGTACCGATATTGATGCACTGCCCATTACAGAAGAAACTGGACTACCTTTTGCATCCAAACATCCTGGTAATATGCATGCTTGTGGGCACGATTTACATATGAGTATCGCGCTTGGTGTGTTAACACATTTTGCGAGTAAACCAGCCAAAGATAACTTACTTTTCGTATTTCAGCCTGCCGAAGAAGGACCAGGCGGTGCAAAACCAATCATGGAAAGCGCGGAATTTTCCGAGTGGCGACCAGACCGTATTTACGGACTTCATATCGCACCAGAGTACAAAGTTGGAGAAATTGCGATTAAGCCAGGTTTACTTTTTGCGAATACATCGGAACTTTTTATTTCGTTTAAAGGAAAAGGTGGCCATGCGGCGTATCCTCATTTGGCGAATGATATGGTTGTTGCGGCAAGTGCGTTTGTCGGACAAATGCAAACAATTATAAGCCGGAATATTGATCCAATGGATAGCGCGGTTATAACGATTGGACGGATTCATGGCGGCGAAATTCAAAATGTCATTGCGGAAACCGCTTATTTAGACGGAACCATTCGAACACTTTCCCCGAAAACCATGGAGATTGTTTGGACTCGTTTGAAACAACTGGCTAAAGGATGGGAAGAAGCCTACCAATGCGAAATTGAATTTCATCCTGGGTCAGATTATTACCAAGTTGACAACGATCCAGCTGAAACCGAAGAATTTATTCGCTTTTTGAAAGAACAATATCCAGAAAGTTATGTACCAGCTCGTTCAGCGATGACTGGAGAAGATTTTGGTTACTTTTTATCCGAAATTAAAGGGTTTATGTTTTGGTTAGGCGTAGACTCCGAGTACAGTTTACATCACGCGAAACTTAATCCAAAAGAAGAAGCTATTCCATTTGCAATTGATGTTTTAATCCATTTTTTGGAAAGTAAATAA
- a CDS encoding mechanosensitive ion channel family protein translates to MNLLKKWFSSIDWDQFWNHIISVGIKIAILVVLYFIFRVVGNKVIRSFFRKYRQQQAVSVGRADTLESLISNFYGYVLFFTFAILLLQNFMDVTAIIASAGVASLAIAFGAQGLVSDVVTGFFILLERQLDVGDTITIGLVNGTVEALGLRTTQVRDFDGTLHFIPNRQIMVVSNHSRGNMRVMVDIQISPHEDPEKAIKIIGEVCDAAAKENKNIVEPPVVLGVQNIDATNMIIRVVGKAVNGEQYSVQRDLLKDIREALAENEIELPLNFVSTFGPNNN, encoded by the coding sequence ATGAATTTACTCAAAAAGTGGTTCAGTTCTATTGACTGGGACCAATTTTGGAACCATATTATTTCTGTTGGAATAAAAATTGCCATTTTAGTTGTTCTTTATTTTATTTTTCGCGTGGTTGGTAATAAAGTTATTCGTAGTTTCTTCCGCAAATATCGGCAACAACAAGCAGTTTCTGTTGGGCGAGCGGACACATTAGAAAGCTTAATTTCTAATTTTTACGGCTATGTTTTATTCTTCACTTTTGCGATTTTATTATTACAGAACTTTATGGATGTTACAGCGATTATTGCAAGTGCTGGGGTGGCTAGTTTGGCCATTGCCTTTGGTGCGCAAGGGCTTGTTAGTGACGTTGTGACTGGATTTTTTATTCTACTAGAACGGCAACTCGATGTTGGTGATACGATTACCATTGGACTAGTTAATGGAACAGTAGAGGCACTTGGACTTAGAACAACACAGGTACGTGATTTTGATGGCACACTTCATTTCATTCCTAACAGACAAATTATGGTCGTTAGTAATCATTCGCGCGGTAATATGCGTGTGATGGTGGACATTCAAATTAGTCCACATGAGGATCCAGAAAAAGCAATTAAAATTATTGGTGAGGTTTGTGACGCAGCTGCAAAAGAAAATAAAAATATCGTTGAGCCCCCTGTCGTATTAGGTGTGCAAAACATTGACGCAACTAATATGATTATCCGTGTTGTAGGTAAAGCAGTGAACGGCGAGCAATATTCTGTTCAACGTGACCTACTCAAAGATATTCGTGAAGCACTCGCAGAAAACGAAATCGAACTACCACTCAATTTTGTTAGCACTTTTGGACCTAATAATAATTAA